One Falsihalocynthiibacter arcticus DNA segment encodes these proteins:
- a CDS encoding HlyD family type I secretion periplasmic adaptor subunit has product MSAQMAMKYGAKRYVALGFATILILVVGFGYWGATTSISGAIIAQGQIEVDNSRQVVQHLDGGVVQSILVDEGDVVEANQPLIILDPARTLSELSITQSQLYEVSARRARLQAERDKASEIKFDDSLLTIAKVRPEVEDVLSGQSRLFVARAETQTSEVEQLGKQREQIANQVEGIQAQQAALVTQLELIVQELDAQQTLQDRGLATASRVLALLREQARLRGLVGELTSSAAQSQGRMAGIDLAILKIRTDRREETISLLRDLQLRELELRENESSLKERLSNLDIRAPVSGVVLSLQVFAERAVIRPADPLLYIVPQDRPLVISARINPIHVDQVYVGQETVLRFSALDTRDTPELLGTMTHLSPDALVDQQTGLAYYVSEVVLNPGEQEKLPKGSRLIPGMPVETYFRIGDRSPLTFLVKPFADYFNKAFREE; this is encoded by the coding sequence ATGAGCGCGCAAATGGCCATGAAATATGGTGCCAAAAGGTATGTTGCCCTCGGGTTCGCGACCATCTTAATTCTCGTCGTCGGCTTTGGTTATTGGGGGGCCACGACGAGTATTTCGGGCGCGATCATCGCCCAAGGGCAAATCGAGGTCGACAACTCACGACAGGTTGTGCAGCATTTGGATGGCGGCGTCGTACAATCCATACTTGTGGACGAAGGGGACGTTGTAGAAGCCAATCAACCTCTTATTATTCTTGATCCAGCCCGCACCCTCTCTGAGCTTTCTATCACGCAATCGCAACTCTATGAGGTATCCGCTCGTCGCGCACGACTTCAAGCGGAGCGCGACAAGGCTTCCGAGATAAAATTCGACGACTCCCTCCTCACGATCGCAAAGGTCCGACCTGAGGTTGAGGACGTATTGTCCGGTCAATCCCGCCTTTTTGTAGCACGCGCGGAAACCCAAACGAGTGAAGTTGAACAGCTTGGAAAGCAGCGCGAACAGATCGCCAACCAAGTGGAAGGAATCCAAGCCCAACAAGCCGCCCTCGTGACGCAACTTGAGCTCATTGTGCAAGAGTTGGACGCGCAGCAAACCCTTCAAGATCGCGGTCTTGCTACGGCTTCGCGGGTCTTAGCCCTCCTGCGGGAGCAAGCTAGGTTGCGCGGACTTGTGGGCGAATTGACGTCCAGCGCGGCGCAATCGCAAGGACGCATGGCGGGCATTGATCTTGCAATTCTCAAAATTCGAACCGACCGCCGCGAAGAAACGATTAGCCTGCTCCGCGATCTGCAACTGCGGGAACTGGAACTGCGCGAAAACGAATCCTCCCTCAAAGAGCGCCTCAGCAATTTGGACATTCGCGCGCCCGTCAGCGGCGTCGTTCTTTCCCTTCAGGTGTTTGCCGAACGCGCCGTTATTCGGCCCGCAGACCCACTTTTGTATATCGTGCCTCAAGATCGCCCGCTGGTCATTTCTGCGCGGATCAATCCGATCCACGTGGATCAGGTTTACGTGGGCCAAGAGACCGTTTTGCGTTTTTCGGCACTCGATACGCGCGACACACCCGAACTCTTGGGCACAATGACTCACCTCTCGCCGGATGCCCTCGTTGATCAACAAACAGGGCTTGCGTATTATGTAAGCGAAGTTGTCCTCAACCCAGGTGAGCAAGAAAAACTCCCTAAGGGAAGCCGCTTAATTCCCGGAATGCCCGTCGAGACCTATTTCCGGATCGGGGATCGTTCACCACTCACATTCTTGGTGAAGCCATTTGCTGATTATTTCAACAAGGCTTTTCGCGAGGAGTAA
- a CDS encoding RidA family protein, with protein sequence MSGIFESNLAKIGVTLPDAPAPAANYVPTVRTGNTVYVSGQISMKDGAFAIGKLGDTISIEEGAACARSCAISLLAQVKAACDGDLDRLVRVVKLVGFVNSTPDFDQQPAVINGASDFMVEALGDAGLHARSAVSAASLPFGVVVEIEGIFEIK encoded by the coding sequence ATGAGTGGAATTTTCGAAAGTAATTTGGCCAAAATCGGCGTCACATTGCCTGATGCGCCAGCGCCAGCCGCAAACTATGTGCCAACTGTGCGCACTGGAAATACGGTGTATGTCTCGGGACAAATTTCGATGAAGGACGGCGCATTCGCTATCGGGAAACTGGGCGATACTATCTCAATCGAAGAAGGGGCCGCCTGCGCGCGCAGTTGTGCCATTTCGCTTCTTGCTCAAGTGAAAGCAGCCTGCGATGGGGACTTGGATCGTTTGGTTCGCGTTGTAAAACTGGTTGGTTTCGTAAACTCCACACCCGACTTCGATCAACAGCCCGCCGTTATCAACGGGGCATCCGACTTCATGGTCGAAGCGCTCGGCGATGCAGGGCTACACGCACGATCCGCTGTTTCCGCAGCCTCCCTTCCCTTTGGCGTCGTTGTTGAAATCGAAGGTATTTTCGAAATCAAATGA
- a CDS encoding glycerophosphodiester phosphodiesterase family protein, whose product MRQIPRLPQSFLDRPLAHRGLHNASALRPENSRAAFLAAIGGGYGIELDVQLSKDGQAMVFHDYNMTRLTGVHGPIQMRESGDLVQIELLHGEKQTIPLLAEVLALVAGRVPLLVEIKDQDGAMGPNVGALEKAVAECAASYKGPIAFMSFNPYSVEVIANLLPDHPRGLTTCLMDDKGSLHVPRDRRDELAAIQDFDRTKSSFISHDHNSLSIPRVQELKSLGVPVLCWTITSNASEVAARQVADNVTFEQYLPS is encoded by the coding sequence ATGAGACAAATTCCGCGCCTTCCCCAATCTTTTCTTGATCGACCACTCGCCCATCGGGGCCTTCATAATGCTTCGGCACTACGCCCCGAAAATAGTCGCGCCGCGTTTCTCGCTGCAATTGGAGGCGGCTATGGGATTGAGTTGGACGTTCAACTTTCCAAAGACGGGCAAGCCATGGTTTTCCATGACTACAACATGACTCGACTGACGGGCGTGCACGGCCCGATCCAAATGCGCGAGTCCGGCGACCTCGTTCAAATCGAGTTGCTCCACGGTGAAAAGCAGACGATCCCGTTGCTCGCGGAGGTCCTCGCGCTGGTCGCTGGACGCGTCCCTCTTCTTGTGGAAATCAAAGACCAGGACGGCGCGATGGGGCCAAATGTGGGCGCATTGGAAAAGGCGGTGGCCGAATGTGCCGCATCCTACAAGGGGCCAATCGCTTTCATGTCATTCAATCCATATTCGGTAGAAGTCATCGCAAACTTACTTCCCGATCATCCGCGTGGATTGACGACATGCCTTATGGACGACAAAGGCTCGCTGCACGTCCCACGGGATCGGCGCGATGAGCTTGCCGCTATCCAAGATTTTGACCGCACAAAAAGCAGCTTCATTAGTCATGATCACAATAGCCTTTCAATTCCCCGCGTGCAGGAGTTGAAATCGCTTGGTGTACCTGTTCTGTGTTGGACGATCACGTCGAACGCCAGTGAAGTCGCTGCCCGTCAAGTTGCCGACAACGTGACATTCGAACAATACCTGCCCTCTTGA